The following are from one region of the Arachis duranensis cultivar V14167 chromosome 10, aradu.V14167.gnm2.J7QH, whole genome shotgun sequence genome:
- the LOC107469439 gene encoding uncharacterized protein LOC107469439: MVPNRPLQSGLRVLTHDKELIEMCYIAQTNKGIVHVYDEHGVSEPVFDEKTELASSKGKELIVLPDPIPHSYPNINVTANTISTTSPPIPTSEPIHTTIPTPTTIPTTMPTDKGISGPKYKSHITTISVSYSKSPTKKMTVPIAAAPTVKPTPPPKTMAKATIATSTKPNPPPKRMGQSTAAPTTKSNPPPKSTA, translated from the coding sequence ATGGTGCCTAATAGGCCATTGCAAAGTGGTCTTAGAGTTTTGACACATGACAAAGAGCTTATAGAGATGTGTTACATTGCTCAGACAAACAAGGGAATTGTCCATGTGTATGATGAACATGGAGTTTCTGAACCTGTGTTTGATGAGAAAACAGAACTAGCATCATCCAAAGGCAAAGAGTTAATAGTTCTACCAGACCCTATTCCACATTCATACCCCAACATCAATGTCACAGCCAATACAATTTCCACTACATCACCACCAATTCCAACTTCAGAACCAATACACACCACCATTCCTACTCCAACAACAATCCCCACAACTATGCCTACTGATAAAGGTATTTCAGGACCAAAGTATAAGAGTCACATTACTACAATTTCTGTTAGTTATTCCAAATCACCAACCAAAAAAATGACAGTACCCATTGCTGCTGCTCCCACTGTTAAGCCCACCCCACCACCAAAAACAATGGCCAAAGCCACAATTGCTACTAGTACTAAGCCCAACCCACCACCAAAAAGAATGGGCCAATCCACTGCTGCTCCTACTACCAAATCCAACCCACCACCAAAGTCAACGGCCTAG